A window from Onychostoma macrolepis isolate SWU-2019 chromosome 07, ASM1243209v1, whole genome shotgun sequence encodes these proteins:
- the ntn5 gene encoding netrin-1, which yields MSRYHSPPFQTLSLLPLFLFTLFPLSLLSPLLSQSPLSWTSPHDPCYHLDGRPRHCLSEFINTAYGVPVTMEDLQQGPKTNISTLTDLHNPHNLTCWTAAEGSGGGDWTLTVPLGRRFEITYISLQFCQQVESVESYSISILKSMDFGRSWRPLQFYSSDCMGTFGRPVQSIALTKHQETEPLCSDPRPLQKHRGNVVLAFSTLDGRPSSPDFDYSPGLQDWVTATDIKIVFHQSLDKLKKQKEKLNEVGTFRWRERGDKVLRFGEKNTGVEIWRNSQEKQTSTQRTRNKSTVHQSGLNVTRKEMGSQGRVGRGRKKDSYKPCQDGTCDWSLNIPQQGSKGRELRRRRNNAGRGKSHSKSRKNTSRNLVPSSLYAPPKPSLALSDLQVGGRCKCNGHASRCRRDNQGRAVCQCEHHTSGPDCDVCEQFFYDRPWQRATPSQPHPCVPCECNGHSTKCRFSMAVYQQSGRVSGGICLKCRHHTTGRHCQFCQNGYMRDHSKPLSHRKACQPCQCHPMGAVGRWCNQSTGQCLCREGVTGQRCNRCAPGYKQGHSPLRPCIRIQEVAPPTPVYQPQYSIGEECLSYCPPSQARVKMNLETYCLKDYVLKVQVKSKERSGPWWQFSILVQSVFRMGSSHVKRGIQALWVPDRDLSCGCPALQMGRTFLLIGAEESGRSWAPEERRLVADRTTMALQWREHWSPKLRGFRGQDTRGKCLHGNTTMQKHSHPNLYEEYTPPHLNKLQSEPHRPHKHAHTAHKQHHLTTQSGGSDLTHTQKRGGTQGVHGNDTETHLEEDHKAENVTQETQHVLQHTQDPLSGTSKTSQANEHEQYHPTACPTWSPGPSV from the exons ATCACCTGGATGGGCGTCCACGACACTGTCTATCTGAATTCATCAATACGGCCTATGGAGTGCCTGTGACGATGGAGGACCTCCAGCAAGGACCCAAGACAAACATCAGCACTTTAACAGACCTTCATAACCCTCACAATCTGACATGCTGGACGGCTGCCGAAGGCTCAGGCGGTGGGGACTGGACTTTAACAGTTCCCCTAGGCAGACGCTTTGAAATCACTTACATTAGTCTTCAGTTCTGCCAACAGGTGGAGTCTGTAGAATCCTACTCCATCTCCATATTGAAATCAATGGACTTTGGCCGGAGCTGGCGCCCCCTACAGTTTTATTCAAGCGACTGCATGGGCACATTCGGCCGTCCTGTGCAGTCCATCGCTCTGACAAAGCACCAGGAGACGGAGCCGCTGTGTTCAGATCCCAGACCACTGCAGAAGCATCGTGGAAATGTCGTGCTGGCCTTCTCGACTTTGGATGGACGTCCTTCCTCACCAGATTTTGACTACAGTCCAGGGCTCCAAGATTGGGTGACTGCAACAGACATAAAGATAGTATTTCATCAATCATTGGATAAACTGAAAAAGCAAAAAGAGAAACTAAATGAAGTGGGGACATTTAGATGGAGGGAAAGGGGAGACAAAGTTCTGAGGTTTGGCGAGAAAAACACTGGCGTTGAAATTTGGAGAAACAGTCAAGAAAAACAGACTTCAACACAGAGAACTAGAAACAAAAGCACTGTGCACCAAAGTGGCCTCAATGTTACTCGAAAAGAGATGGGATCTCAAGGTAGAGTGGGAAGAGGCCGTAAGAAAGACAGTTACAAGCCATGCCAGGACGGCACATGTGATTGGTCCCTAAATATCCCGCAGCAGGGCTCCAAAGGGCGAGAGCTGAGGAGAAGAAGAAACAATGCAGGGAGGGGGAAGTCCCATTCTAAATCGAGAAAAAACACCTCACGCAACCTTGTTCCATCATCTCTTTACGCCCCACCGAAACCCTCTCTCGCCCTTTCCGACCTGCAGGTCGGCGGCAGGTGCAAGTGCAATGGCCACGCCTCTCGCTGTCGTCGCGACAACCAGGGGCGTGCCGTGTGTCAGTGTGAGCATCACACATCTGGGCCGGACTGTGACGTGTGTGAGCAATTTTTTTATGATCGACCGTGGCAACGGGCCACACCCAGCCAACCACACCCGTGCGTCC CATGTGAATGTAATGGTCACTCTACTAAGTGTAGGTTCAGTATGGCCGTCTATCAGCAGTCTGGTCGAGTCAGTGGAGGTATTTGTTTGAAGTGCCGGCACCACACAACGGGACGCCACTGCCAGTTCTGCCAGAACGGATATATGCGAGACCACAGCAAACCGCTCAGCCACCGCAAGGCCTGCCAGC CGTGCCAGTGCCACCCCATGGGTGCAGTGGGCCGTTGGTGTAACCAGTCCACAGGGCAGTGTTTGTGTAGAGAAGGAGTCACAGGACAGAGGTGTAACCGTTGTGCTCCCGGGTACAAGCAAGGCCATTCCCCCCTCCGGCCATGCATCC GTATTCAGGAGGTTGCACCACCCACCCCAGTTTACCAGCCTCAGTACAGCATTG GCGAGGAATGTCTTTCTTACTGTCCACCTTCCCAAGCAAGAGTCAAAATGAATTTAGAGACATATTGTCTCAAGGACTATG TGCTGAAGGTGCAGGTCAAAAGTAAGGAACGCTCCGGTCCCTGGTGGCAGTTTTCCATATTGGTGCAGTCAGTTTTTCGTATGGGCTCTTCGCACGTAAAGCGAGGCATTCAGGCCCTCTGGGTTCCAGATCGGGACCTGAGCTGCGGTTGCCCTGCGCTTCAGATGGGCCGGACATTCCTCCTGATTGGAGCGGAGGAAAGCGGCCGGAGTTGGGCCCCCGAGGAGAGGCGATTAGTCGCAGACCGCACCACAATGGCTTTGCAGTGGAGGGAACACTGGAGCCCCAAATTAAGAGGCTTCCGCGGGCAGGACACCCGGGGAAAGTGCCTCCATGGAAATACCACGATGCAGAAACACTCTCACCCAAACTTGTACGAAGAATACACCCCCCCACATCTTAACAAACTGCAGTCTGAGCCACACAGaccacataaacatgcacacacgGCACATAAGCAGCATCATTTAACCACACAATCTGGAGGATCAGACCTCACGCACACACAGAAAAGAGGAGGAACTCAGGgcgtacatggaaatgacacaGAAACGCACCTTGAGGAGGACCATAAGGCTGAAAACGTCACTCAGGAAACACAGCATGTGTTGCAGCACACCCAGGATCCTCTCTCAGGTACTTCAAAGACGAGTCAAGCCAATGAGCATGAGCAATACCACCCAACAGCATGTCCAACATGGTCACCTGGGCCATCTGTCTAA